TTGCCGCCGTCACCCACCGCCACCGTGCCACCTGGTGGGACCTCGAACCGTTGTCGCAGCACCTCCAAGGCGGCGGCTTTTGACACGCCCGGCGGGTTGAGATCAATCCAACCGGTCCAGCCGATCGAGTAGTTGACTCCGGGTAGATCGGTGGCCTCCATGATGACGTCCAGTTTCTCCGGGTCTAGGTCAAGTGCGCGCAAAATGACCCGCGTGGCCGGCCTAGCTGCCAGCACATCCATGGGCGCCACCGTCACGTCACCATCAAGTTCGCCGGCTGGGAATGGTTGGCTGACCAGGAACCCATGGCCAATTTCCTCAACCGCCACGCGGGCGCCTGGCACTAGCCTCAGAACCTCTGCCAGCGCCCTGGCCGGATCGAAAGTCACTTTGTCGACAATTTCGAACCGCTTGGCGCTGGCCAAGTCAAACTCAATGGTCAGCGAGCCGTTTGAACAAACCGCCCAGCCGCGCCTGACCCCCAGCCGTTCGGCCATGCCAAGAGTGGAATGGGCCGAACGCCCGGTCGCCAAAACCAGGTGCAGGCGCTCCTCGGCCGCCGCCCGGCCCACGGCCTTGGCCACGGCTGGGCTGAACTCGGAGTAGAAGCCGGACAAGGTGCCGTCAATGTCAAGTGCCAACAGGCCGGTCAGGGCCGGATCATGGATGGGACGGGAACTAAGGTCAGCGCCGGTGACCCAGTAGGGCTCGGTTGCGGTCACTTCCCGGCCTCAGCTGAACTTGCGCCCTGCGGCATTGGACTGATCACCTCAACACCGCCCATACCGGCTCTAAGCGCTGCCGGCACCACCACCGAGCCGTCTGCCTGCTGGTGGTTCTCCAATAGCGCCACCAGCCAGCGGGTGGTGGCGAAGGTGCCGTTCAGCGTGGCCACCGGCCGGGTCGCCCCGCCCTTGGTCCGCTCCCTAACGCCAAGGCGCCGGGCTTGGAAAGTGGTGCAATTCGAGGTCGAGGTCAGCTCACGGTAGCGGCCCTGGCTGGGGATCCAGCCCTCACAGTCGAATTTCCGGGCCGCCGATGTGCCCAAGTCGCCGGCAGCCACATCGATCACTCGGTAGGGGATCTCGACGGCCTGGAGCATTTGCTCTTCGAACTCGAGCAGATTGAGGTGTTCAGCTTGAGCCTCTTCTGGACGGACATAGGCGAACATTTCGACCTTGTGGAATTGGTGCACCCGGAAAATGCCCTTGGTGTCCTTGCCGTGGGAACCGGCCTCGCGCCGGTAGCAGGCCGACCAGCCGGCATAACGCTTGGGACCGGCGCTCAGGTCGATGATCTCGTCCATGTGGTAGCCGGCCAGGGCCACCTCCGAGGTGCCGGTCAGGTAGAGCTCATCGGCTTCGAGTCGATAGACCTCCTCAGCGTGTTCGCCCAAAAACCCGGTGCCTTCCATAACCGCCGGCCGCACCAACGTGGGTGTAATCATCGGGTAAAAACCAAGGTCACAGGCGGTGTCGAGGGCCAGTTTGAGCAGCGCCAGCTCTAGCCGAGCGCCGGGCCCGGTTAGGAAAAAGAATCGCGAACCAGAAACTTTGGCGCCGCGCGGCGAATCAATGGCGCCCAACAGCTCGCCTAGTTGCTCATGCGGCCTGGGCTCAAAACCTTCGGTCAGGAAATCGCGCGGCTGGCCAACCCGGCGTAATTCGACAAAGTTGTCCTCCCCGCCGGCCGGAGCTTCAACCTCAGCCAAATTGGGCAGAGCCAAAGCGGCGGCACGGGCAGCCTGGGCCGTGCTTTCGACCTGGGCGCCAGCCTGTTTGACCTGCGCCGCCAGGGCCTGGGCCTGGGCCACCAAAGCTTGTTTGGCTTCGCCTTTGGCCTGAGCCACCTGCTTACCGAAAGCCTTTTGCTGGGCCCTGGCACCTTCGAAGGCCGCCAAACTGGCCCGATGCCGCGCATCGGCTTCCACAGCCAGGTCAACTAGGGCTTCTTCGGCGCCTCGCTGCCGTTGCGAAGCCCGGATCAGATCTGGGTCTTCGCGCAACAGCCTCGGGTCAATCACGCCCTCAAGGCTAGCGCCTACCTCCCCCACGCCGGCTTTGCCCACGACCCGGAGCTCTAGGTGGCGTCGACGTGGTCATGCCAAAGCTCGACCTGGCGGGTGCCAGTGCAGATCAAGCCCCCATTCGGCGCGAGGTAGAGCTTTGGCACACAACCGAGGCCCCGCGGCCACAAGAATCAGGTTCGGCGCAACGCCCCGCAGCCACAAGAGTGAAGTTCGGC
The nucleotide sequence above comes from Micrococcales bacterium. Encoded proteins:
- a CDS encoding Cof-type HAD-IIB family hydrolase; the protein is MTATEPYWVTGADLSSRPIHDPALTGLLALDIDGTLSGFYSEFSPAVAKAVGRAAAEERLHLVLATGRSAHSTLGMAERLGVRRGWAVCSNGSLTIEFDLASAKRFEIVDKVTFDPARALAEVLRLVPGARVAVEEIGHGFLVSQPFPAGELDGDVTVAPMDVLAARPATRVILRALDLDPEKLDVIMEATDLPGVNYSIGWTGWIDLNPPGVSKAAALEVLRQRFEVPPGGTVAVGDGGNDLEMLRWASRGVAMGGSSPKVLAAANEVTGTLDEDGVVQVIDSALAGLDST
- the serS gene encoding serine--tRNA ligase is translated as MIDPRLLREDPDLIRASQRQRGAEEALVDLAVEADARHRASLAAFEGARAQQKAFGKQVAQAKGEAKQALVAQAQALAAQVKQAGAQVESTAQAARAAALALPNLAEVEAPAGGEDNFVELRRVGQPRDFLTEGFEPRPHEQLGELLGAIDSPRGAKVSGSRFFFLTGPGARLELALLKLALDTACDLGFYPMITPTLVRPAVMEGTGFLGEHAEEVYRLEADELYLTGTSEVALAGYHMDEIIDLSAGPKRYAGWSACYRREAGSHGKDTKGIFRVHQFHKVEMFAYVRPEEAQAEHLNLLEFEEQMLQAVEIPYRVIDVAAGDLGTSAARKFDCEGWIPSQGRYRELTSTSNCTTFQARRLGVRERTKGGATRPVATLNGTFATTRWLVALLENHQQADGSVVVPAALRAGMGGVEVISPMPQGASSAEAGK